One stretch of Macrobrachium nipponense isolate FS-2020 chromosome 16, ASM1510439v2, whole genome shotgun sequence DNA includes these proteins:
- the LOC135195567 gene encoding uncharacterized protein DDB_G0271670-like isoform X1, protein MMTAFGKPPTKMEEKVVGGKEKKYVLYTVVGEERGRAGAGVWVVRVLLGTLLLVALAVVPYLSLRLAQVSDRTLVVFQPVPIRNHSLHQHNGDHHVIEHGKLGHVDVVSVLQSAALTRENYTAEHNNVTKSQPLKSNSSKASSGSSSSSKSSSSSSSSNSNSSSSSHHASTNSNNNNTGSIVTLHESAVTLAVMEDTNATRKKENNTDGDDNDHEEGNSEKAAGLDEEKKEAEENTTTEDTAGTSEAPASVAQVALKAVDASPSTPQATVDNTTTTTNTTEAPHHDSNATSVTPAASTAAAVSASPSSATVSQASETGDKEPTVKTSNVSTSSSTVAPNTTTTTTTSTTTSTRHPLSHKLVYVATTASGNHVGGFCVWKTDKNITRWSYFYENIPIEYQSHSDSSDHEMRGMLAAVRTWAPLWNDHHVVLRSHHPSIKGSDHPTRRALTRELEKLSEGRFSYELEWRLRKTDRVVDIAYCLSRLHRDYVQWYRTFQARVDELLGQQNWTIARTKNRAAVSQDAFLTDDPEDEGVIIPGDK, encoded by the coding sequence aTGGAGGAGAAGGTGGTTGGTGGCAAAGAGAAGAAATACGTTCTCTACACCGTCGTCGGCGAGGAGCGTGGGAGGGCGGGTGCCGGGGTATGGGTCGTCCGCGTCCTCCTGGGCACCCTGTTGCTCGTGGCCCTGGCTGTGGTACCCTACTTGTCCCTGCGGCTGGCCCAGGTCAGCGACCGCACACTTGTGGTGTTCCAGCCAGTGCCCATCCGCAACCACTCCCTCCACCAGCATAATGGCGACCACCACGTAATAGAACACGGCAAGCTCGGACACGTCGACGTCGTCAGCGTCCTCCAGAGTGCGGCCCTCACGCGCGAGAACTACACCGCAGAGCACAACAACGTCACCAAGTCCCAGCCGCTCAAGTCTAACAGCAGCAAAGCCAGcagtggcagcagcagcagcagcaaaagtagcagcagcagcagcagcagcaacagcaacagcagcagcagcagccaccaTGCTAGCactaacagcaacaacaataacacagGCAGTATCGTCACCCTCCACGAGTCAGCTGTCACACTGGCTGTGATGGAGGACACCAATGCcacgagaaagaaagagaacaacACAGACGGCGATGACAATGACCACGAGGAAGGCAATTCTGAAAAGGCTGCTGGTCTGGATGAGGAGAAGAAGgaagcagaggaaaacaccacaaCAGAGGACACTGCAGGAACCTCAGAAGCTCCAGCATCAGTGGCACAAGTGGCTCTGAAGGCTGTGGACGCCAGTCCATCCACACCACAGGCCACTGTGGATAACACTACAACCACTACCAACACCACAGAAGCTCCCCACCATGACAGCAACGCAACATCTGTTACTCCCGCTGCTTCCACTGCTGCAGCAGTGTCTGCATCCCCGTCCTCTGCAACTGTGTCCCAGGCTTCTGAGACTGGTGACAAGGAACCCACTGTTAAGACCAGTAATGTGTCTACCAGTTCAAGCACAGTAGCACCAAACACCACCACTACCACAACAACCTCAACGACCACTAGCACTCGCCATCCTCTTTCCCACAAGCTGGTCTATGTTGCCACCACAGCCTCCGGCAACCATGTTGGAGGATTCTGTGTCTGGAAGACTGACAAGAACATCACCCGCTGGTCTTACTTCTATGAGAACATCCCCATTGAGTACCAGAGCCACTCAGATTCCTCTGACCATGAAATGCGTGGAATGCTGGCAGCTGTCCGCACTTGGGCCCCTCTCTGGAATGACCACCATGTTGTCCTGCGCTCACACCACCCAAGCATCAAGGGCTCTGACCACCCCACCCGCCGAGCTCTTACTCGCGAACTGGAGAAGCTCTCTGAAGGCCGCTTCAGTTACGAGCTGGAATGGCGCCTCAGGAAAACAGACCGTGTTGTCGACATCGCCTACTGCCTCTCACGCCTCCATCGTGACTATGTCCAGTGGTACCGCACCTTCCAGGCACGTGTGGACGAGCTCCTGGGGCAGCAGAACTGGACCATCGCACGCACAAAGAACAGAGCAGCCGTCTCGCAGGACGCCTTCCTCACAGACGATCCTGAGGATGAGGGGGTGATCATTCCAGGGGACAagtga
- the LOC135195567 gene encoding uncharacterized protein DDB_G0271670-like isoform X2: MTAFGKPPTKMEEKVVGGKEKKYVLYTVVGEERGRAGAGVWVVRVLLGTLLLVALAVVPYLSLRLAQVSDRTLVVFQPVPIRNHSLHQHNGDHHVIEHGKLGHVDVVSVLQSAALTRENYTAEHNNVTKSQPLKSNSSKASSGSSSSSKSSSSSSSSNSNSSSSSHHASTNSNNNNTGSIVTLHESAVTLAVMEDTNATRKKENNTDGDDNDHEEGNSEKAAGLDEEKKEAEENTTTEDTAGTSEAPASVAQVALKAVDASPSTPQATVDNTTTTTNTTEAPHHDSNATSVTPAASTAAAVSASPSSATVSQASETGDKEPTVKTSNVSTSSSTVAPNTTTTTTTSTTTSTRHPLSHKLVYVATTASGNHVGGFCVWKTDKNITRWSYFYENIPIEYQSHSDSSDHEMRGMLAAVRTWAPLWNDHHVVLRSHHPSIKGSDHPTRRALTRELEKLSEGRFSYELEWRLRKTDRVVDIAYCLSRLHRDYVQWYRTFQARVDELLGQQNWTIARTKNRAAVSQDAFLTDDPEDEGVIIPGDK, translated from the coding sequence aTGGAGGAGAAGGTGGTTGGTGGCAAAGAGAAGAAATACGTTCTCTACACCGTCGTCGGCGAGGAGCGTGGGAGGGCGGGTGCCGGGGTATGGGTCGTCCGCGTCCTCCTGGGCACCCTGTTGCTCGTGGCCCTGGCTGTGGTACCCTACTTGTCCCTGCGGCTGGCCCAGGTCAGCGACCGCACACTTGTGGTGTTCCAGCCAGTGCCCATCCGCAACCACTCCCTCCACCAGCATAATGGCGACCACCACGTAATAGAACACGGCAAGCTCGGACACGTCGACGTCGTCAGCGTCCTCCAGAGTGCGGCCCTCACGCGCGAGAACTACACCGCAGAGCACAACAACGTCACCAAGTCCCAGCCGCTCAAGTCTAACAGCAGCAAAGCCAGcagtggcagcagcagcagcagcaaaagtagcagcagcagcagcagcagcaacagcaacagcagcagcagcagccaccaTGCTAGCactaacagcaacaacaataacacagGCAGTATCGTCACCCTCCACGAGTCAGCTGTCACACTGGCTGTGATGGAGGACACCAATGCcacgagaaagaaagagaacaacACAGACGGCGATGACAATGACCACGAGGAAGGCAATTCTGAAAAGGCTGCTGGTCTGGATGAGGAGAAGAAGgaagcagaggaaaacaccacaaCAGAGGACACTGCAGGAACCTCAGAAGCTCCAGCATCAGTGGCACAAGTGGCTCTGAAGGCTGTGGACGCCAGTCCATCCACACCACAGGCCACTGTGGATAACACTACAACCACTACCAACACCACAGAAGCTCCCCACCATGACAGCAACGCAACATCTGTTACTCCCGCTGCTTCCACTGCTGCAGCAGTGTCTGCATCCCCGTCCTCTGCAACTGTGTCCCAGGCTTCTGAGACTGGTGACAAGGAACCCACTGTTAAGACCAGTAATGTGTCTACCAGTTCAAGCACAGTAGCACCAAACACCACCACTACCACAACAACCTCAACGACCACTAGCACTCGCCATCCTCTTTCCCACAAGCTGGTCTATGTTGCCACCACAGCCTCCGGCAACCATGTTGGAGGATTCTGTGTCTGGAAGACTGACAAGAACATCACCCGCTGGTCTTACTTCTATGAGAACATCCCCATTGAGTACCAGAGCCACTCAGATTCCTCTGACCATGAAATGCGTGGAATGCTGGCAGCTGTCCGCACTTGGGCCCCTCTCTGGAATGACCACCATGTTGTCCTGCGCTCACACCACCCAAGCATCAAGGGCTCTGACCACCCCACCCGCCGAGCTCTTACTCGCGAACTGGAGAAGCTCTCTGAAGGCCGCTTCAGTTACGAGCTGGAATGGCGCCTCAGGAAAACAGACCGTGTTGTCGACATCGCCTACTGCCTCTCACGCCTCCATCGTGACTATGTCCAGTGGTACCGCACCTTCCAGGCACGTGTGGACGAGCTCCTGGGGCAGCAGAACTGGACCATCGCACGCACAAAGAACAGAGCAGCCGTCTCGCAGGACGCCTTCCTCACAGACGATCCTGAGGATGAGGGGGTGATCATTCCAGGGGACAagtga
- the LOC135195567 gene encoding uncharacterized protein DDB_G0271670-like isoform X3 produces the protein MEEKVVGGKEKKYVLYTVVGEERGRAGAGVWVVRVLLGTLLLVALAVVPYLSLRLAQVSDRTLVVFQPVPIRNHSLHQHNGDHHVIEHGKLGHVDVVSVLQSAALTRENYTAEHNNVTKSQPLKSNSSKASSGSSSSSKSSSSSSSSNSNSSSSSHHASTNSNNNNTGSIVTLHESAVTLAVMEDTNATRKKENNTDGDDNDHEEGNSEKAAGLDEEKKEAEENTTTEDTAGTSEAPASVAQVALKAVDASPSTPQATVDNTTTTTNTTEAPHHDSNATSVTPAASTAAAVSASPSSATVSQASETGDKEPTVKTSNVSTSSSTVAPNTTTTTTTSTTTSTRHPLSHKLVYVATTASGNHVGGFCVWKTDKNITRWSYFYENIPIEYQSHSDSSDHEMRGMLAAVRTWAPLWNDHHVVLRSHHPSIKGSDHPTRRALTRELEKLSEGRFSYELEWRLRKTDRVVDIAYCLSRLHRDYVQWYRTFQARVDELLGQQNWTIARTKNRAAVSQDAFLTDDPEDEGVIIPGDK, from the coding sequence aTGGAGGAGAAGGTGGTTGGTGGCAAAGAGAAGAAATACGTTCTCTACACCGTCGTCGGCGAGGAGCGTGGGAGGGCGGGTGCCGGGGTATGGGTCGTCCGCGTCCTCCTGGGCACCCTGTTGCTCGTGGCCCTGGCTGTGGTACCCTACTTGTCCCTGCGGCTGGCCCAGGTCAGCGACCGCACACTTGTGGTGTTCCAGCCAGTGCCCATCCGCAACCACTCCCTCCACCAGCATAATGGCGACCACCACGTAATAGAACACGGCAAGCTCGGACACGTCGACGTCGTCAGCGTCCTCCAGAGTGCGGCCCTCACGCGCGAGAACTACACCGCAGAGCACAACAACGTCACCAAGTCCCAGCCGCTCAAGTCTAACAGCAGCAAAGCCAGcagtggcagcagcagcagcagcaaaagtagcagcagcagcagcagcagcaacagcaacagcagcagcagcagccaccaTGCTAGCactaacagcaacaacaataacacagGCAGTATCGTCACCCTCCACGAGTCAGCTGTCACACTGGCTGTGATGGAGGACACCAATGCcacgagaaagaaagagaacaacACAGACGGCGATGACAATGACCACGAGGAAGGCAATTCTGAAAAGGCTGCTGGTCTGGATGAGGAGAAGAAGgaagcagaggaaaacaccacaaCAGAGGACACTGCAGGAACCTCAGAAGCTCCAGCATCAGTGGCACAAGTGGCTCTGAAGGCTGTGGACGCCAGTCCATCCACACCACAGGCCACTGTGGATAACACTACAACCACTACCAACACCACAGAAGCTCCCCACCATGACAGCAACGCAACATCTGTTACTCCCGCTGCTTCCACTGCTGCAGCAGTGTCTGCATCCCCGTCCTCTGCAACTGTGTCCCAGGCTTCTGAGACTGGTGACAAGGAACCCACTGTTAAGACCAGTAATGTGTCTACCAGTTCAAGCACAGTAGCACCAAACACCACCACTACCACAACAACCTCAACGACCACTAGCACTCGCCATCCTCTTTCCCACAAGCTGGTCTATGTTGCCACCACAGCCTCCGGCAACCATGTTGGAGGATTCTGTGTCTGGAAGACTGACAAGAACATCACCCGCTGGTCTTACTTCTATGAGAACATCCCCATTGAGTACCAGAGCCACTCAGATTCCTCTGACCATGAAATGCGTGGAATGCTGGCAGCTGTCCGCACTTGGGCCCCTCTCTGGAATGACCACCATGTTGTCCTGCGCTCACACCACCCAAGCATCAAGGGCTCTGACCACCCCACCCGCCGAGCTCTTACTCGCGAACTGGAGAAGCTCTCTGAAGGCCGCTTCAGTTACGAGCTGGAATGGCGCCTCAGGAAAACAGACCGTGTTGTCGACATCGCCTACTGCCTCTCACGCCTCCATCGTGACTATGTCCAGTGGTACCGCACCTTCCAGGCACGTGTGGACGAGCTCCTGGGGCAGCAGAACTGGACCATCGCACGCACAAAGAACAGAGCAGCCGTCTCGCAGGACGCCTTCCTCACAGACGATCCTGAGGATGAGGGGGTGATCATTCCAGGGGACAagtga